The Salvia miltiorrhiza cultivar Shanhuang (shh) chromosome 1, IMPLAD_Smil_shh, whole genome shotgun sequence genome has a window encoding:
- the LOC131007170 gene encoding pectinesterase 4-like codes for MLLIKICYCAKLNIYIDKLRYFLQNFKTISEALNAYPPKFKGRFVIHVKAGVYNEQVIVDKKKPNVFIYGDGIAKTIVTGSKNYGIMNIGTMHTATFANEASGFIARGMSFRNEAGPQGHQAVAFRSQGDKTALFDCSFEGSQDTLYYQNLKQFYRNCRIYGTVDFIFGKGDCVIQDSQIIVRKPLPNQFNTVTADGREIKRGSNGLVLHHCSIVPDDYLWPVRFQIPTFLGRPWKPEALTVVMQSTLGDFIRPEGWKIWDGSTNHHTCTMYEYGNTGPGANTNRRTKEFKRFKVITAAEAAKFTVGHFLAAGEWLPQTGVPVQMGLY; via the exons ATGTTGTTAATAAAGATTTGTTATTGTGCAAAGctgaatatatatattgataaattgAGGTATTTCTTACAAAATTTCAAGACCATCAGCGAAGCTCTCAATGCTTACCCGCCCAAATTCAAGGGCAGATTCGTCATCCACGTCAAGGCCGGCGTCTACAACGAGCAGGTCATCGTGGACAAGAAGAAGCCTAATGTCTTCATCTACGGAGACGGCATTGCCAAGACCATTGTGACGGGCAGCAAGAACTACGGCATTATGAACATCGGAACAATGCACACCGCTACATTCG CAAACGAGGCCTCCGGATTCATTGCGCGGGGAATGAGCTTCCGCAACGAGGCCGGGCCGCAGGGGCACCAAGCGGTGGCGTTCCGGTCGCAGGGGGACAAGACGGCGTTGTTCGACTGCAGCTTCGAGGGGTCGCAGGACACTCTGTACTACCAGAACCTGAAGCAGTTCTACCGCAACTGCCGCATCTACGGCACCGTGGACTTCATCTTCGGCAAGGGCGACTGCGTCATCCAGGACAGCCAGATCATCGTCAGGAAGCCCCTCCCCAACCAGTTTAACACTGTCACTGCCGACGGCAGGGAGATCAAGCGCGGCAGCAACGGCCTCGTCCTCCACCACTGCTCCATCGTCCCCGACGACTATCTGTGGCCGGTCAGGTTCCAGATCCCCACCTTCCTCGGCCGCCCCTGGAAGCCCGAGGCGCTCACCGTCGTCATGCAGAGCACTCTCGGGGACTTCATCAGGCCCGAGGGCTGGAAGATTTGGGACGGCTCCACCAACCACCACACCTGCACCATGTATGAGTACGGAAACACCGGCCCCGGAGCCAATACCAATCGCCGCACCAAGGAATTCAAGCGTTTCAAGGTCATTACCGCCGCTGAAGCTGCCAAATTCACCGTCGGCCACTTCCTCGCCGCCGGAGAATGGCTGCCGCAGACCGGCGTCCCTGTGCAGATGGGCTTGTATTGA
- the LOC131007173 gene encoding uncharacterized protein LOC131007173, translated as MSAKENEMRKQGDSDCSSDSGSGAQAMTLALKPKHPPSSSSKVFSDEDSITLLKSLAVFWASGRNNKWADFHRIVKDKLSKPDFTRVQISEKVRSLNKKYKTNWQRGRVPDDPHELVVYELSKPLWEDEMNQESGKGMKKNKKSGLWEDEMNQESGKGMKKNKKSGLWEDEMNQESGKGMKKNKKRKRERNPTLDEFRSSYPNLYASFNMFGFPPKIARERFVLIGREKAQKLENEWKQLTEELHCLEGKRLALSTKPTGDNSEEG; from the exons ATGTCGGCGAAAGAAAACGAGATGCGCAAGCAAGGTGATTCTGATTGCAGTTCCGATTCTGGGAGCGGAGCACAAGCTATGACGCTAGCACTGAAACCGAAACACCCGCCGTCGTCGTCGTCTAAGGTATTTAGCGACGAAGACTCAATAACGCTGTTAAAGAGTCTAGCCGTTTTCTGGGCTAGTGGTAGAAATAATAAGTGGGCAGACTTCCACCGGATCGTCAAGGACAAACTTTCCAAGCCAGATTTTACGCGCGTTCAAATATCTGAGAAGGTCCGAAGTTTGAACAAAAAGTATAAGACTAACTGGCAAAGAGGTCGCGTCCCCGACGACCCTCATGAATTGGTTGTGTATGAGTTGTCCAAGCCGTTGTGGGAAGATGAGATGAATCAAGAAAGTGGTAAGGGGATGAAGAAGAATAAAAAGAGCGGCTTGTGGGAAGATGAGATGAATCAAGAAAGTGGTAAGGGGATGAAGAAGAATAAAAAGAGTGGCTTGTGGGAAGATGAGATGAATCAAGAAAGTGGTAAGGGGATGAAGAAGAATAAAAAGAGGAAACGCGAGAGAAATCCAACATTGGATGAATTTAGGTCTTCCTATCCAAATTTATATGCGTCGTTCAATATGTTTGGATTTCCTCCCAAAATTGCCCGGGAGAGATTTGTATTGATTGGGAGAGAGAAGGCACAAAAGCTTGAAAATGAGTGGAAGCAACTCACTGAAGAATTGCATTGTTTAGAGGGTAAAAGGCTTGCCCTCTCAACGAAACCAACag gCGACAATTCAGAGGAAGGTTAA